The following are from one region of the Sandaracinus amylolyticus genome:
- a CDS encoding DUF7305 domain-containing protein gives MTPRACLAVLGAALLLGACTVDDIVAHQRGLDANVPRDAPVDARLPSYCEGEGPPVLVSDRGLPLCSGGLAEATFRFALCTCEGWVSAAPITTDSFASADGPYSSDRAGRAGSVGSNGRIEFNAGADVSGALWTLGGVHSSTDLTIGSDLRSGAAVTCDNGLDVGRDAYVDVSLRARTLRVGGTLTMPEGAPLETTFPPTLGMERRVPVATPPPCSCDPDDLLDVAALVAAHATDNDDALVGFNPRELDGYTGDATLTLPCGRLYLERVAGEGDLTLVVTGRTALFIAGDLSFNGEFTVRLEGPGAEIDMFVAGDVGAMRVLRIGDALRPAQARLYVGGAGNVSLSDNGFFGGNLYAPRAELVAAGELEVYGSAFVRRVSASGPVTLHYDTSVLRAADPCPPPTRPECTSCLDCRNQACVGGTCGACVVDTDCCAPLLCASGTCVPEPF, from the coding sequence GTGACCCCGCGCGCCTGCCTCGCTGTTCTCGGTGCCGCGCTGCTCCTCGGCGCGTGCACCGTCGACGACATCGTCGCGCACCAGCGCGGCCTCGACGCGAACGTGCCCCGCGATGCGCCCGTCGACGCGAGGCTGCCGAGCTACTGCGAGGGCGAGGGGCCGCCGGTGCTGGTGTCGGATCGCGGCCTGCCGCTCTGCAGCGGTGGGCTCGCCGAGGCGACGTTCCGCTTCGCGCTCTGCACGTGCGAGGGCTGGGTCTCGGCGGCGCCGATCACGACCGACTCGTTCGCGAGCGCCGACGGCCCGTACTCCTCGGATCGCGCGGGCCGCGCGGGATCGGTCGGCAGCAACGGGCGCATCGAGTTCAACGCGGGCGCCGACGTCTCGGGCGCGCTGTGGACGCTCGGCGGCGTGCACTCGAGCACCGATCTCACGATCGGCTCGGACCTGCGCTCGGGCGCGGCGGTCACGTGCGACAACGGGCTCGACGTCGGGCGCGACGCGTACGTCGACGTGTCGCTCCGCGCGCGCACGCTGCGCGTCGGCGGCACGCTCACCATGCCCGAGGGCGCACCGCTCGAGACGACGTTCCCGCCGACGCTCGGCATGGAGCGACGCGTCCCGGTCGCGACGCCGCCGCCCTGCTCCTGCGACCCCGACGATCTGCTCGACGTCGCGGCGCTCGTCGCGGCGCACGCGACCGACAACGACGACGCGCTCGTGGGCTTCAACCCGCGCGAGCTCGACGGCTACACCGGCGACGCGACGCTCACGCTCCCGTGCGGTCGCCTCTACCTCGAGCGCGTCGCGGGGGAGGGCGATCTCACGCTCGTCGTCACCGGGCGCACCGCGCTCTTCATCGCGGGCGATCTCTCGTTCAACGGGGAGTTCACGGTCCGCCTCGAGGGCCCGGGCGCGGAGATCGACATGTTCGTCGCGGGCGACGTGGGCGCGATGCGCGTGCTGCGCATCGGGGACGCGCTGCGTCCGGCGCAGGCGCGCCTCTACGTGGGCGGCGCGGGCAACGTGAGCCTCTCCGACAACGGCTTCTTCGGCGGCAACCTCTACGCGCCGCGCGCCGAGCTCGTCGCGGCGGGCGAGCTCGAGGTGTACGGCAGCGCGTTCGTGCGTCGGGTGTCGGCGTCGGGCCCGGTCACGCTCCACTACGACACGAGCGTGCTGCGCGCCGCCGATCCCTGTCCTCCGCCGACGCGCCCCGAGTGCACGAGCTGTCTCGACTGCCGCAACCAGGCGTGCGTCGGAGGCACGTGCGGCGCGTGCGTCGTCGACACCGACTGCTGCGCACCGCTGCTCTGCGCCTCGGGCACCTGCGTGCCCGAGCCGTTCTAG